One region of Sebastes fasciatus isolate fSebFas1 chromosome 1, fSebFas1.pri, whole genome shotgun sequence genomic DNA includes:
- the slc2a10 gene encoding solute carrier family 2, facilitated glucose transporter member 10, which produces MGSSVLLLAGLVSTLGGLVFGYELGIISGALLQLKAEFRLSCVQQEALVSSLLVGALLASVVGGWLIDHRGRRTSILLGNVLLLTGSMVLLVGSYWALVVGRMTVGFAMCISSMSCCIYVSEMVTPDRRGLLVTLYEAGITVGILAAYAMNYILSDSSGGWRWMFGFAVVPTVIQLLSIWFLPSSTEESLCQRDLVSSDVCSSVENRKYNSVYLFQRKDNMRTRTVIGLGLVLFQQFTGQPTVLLYASTILHSVGFQSDASAVLASVGLGSVKVIVTLTSMVFSDRVGRRPLLISGCSVMALCLITIGLLSGPSSMNAERACSSEDFSVNRTDLPPLPVGNQSAVDSPLDRRLFNNTQDEAVDEVRQKPAVSPPASPPSVRGSVVNWIILVCLMAVVSAYSAGFGPMTWLLLTEIFPAAIRGRAFAFTNCFNWAANLLLTFTFLNFIDAVGLSGVFLVYGMTSVAAAVFFYVMLPETKGKTLEEIDKELRINKFYRGEECCRIISWRNTSPQYQRLSLSS; this is translated from the exons GGAGCTCCGTCCTCCTGCTGGCCGGCCTGGTGTCCACGCTGGGCGGTCTGGTCTTCGGTTACGAGCTGGGCATCATCTCCGGCGCTTTGCTGCAGCTCAAAGCCGAGTTCAGGCTCTCGTGCGTCCAGCAGGAGGCGCTGGTCAGCTCTCTGCTGGTCGGAGCTCTGCTCGCCTCCGTCGTGGGCGGCTGGCTGATCGACCACCGCGGCCGCAGGACCTCCATCCTCCTCGGCAACGTGTTGCTCCTGACCGGCAGCATGGTGCTGCTCGTCGGCTCCTACTGGGCTCTGGTGGTGGGCAGGATGACGGTGGGCTTCGCCATGTGCATATCCTCCATGTCCTGCTGCATCTACGTGTCCGAGATGGTGACCCCGGACCGCAGGGGCCTCCTGGTGACGCTGTATGAGGCTGGGATCACTGTGGGCATCCTGGCAGCGTACGCCATGAACTACATCCTGTCTGACTCTAGCGGAGGGTGGAGGTGGATGTTTGGGTTCGCCGTCGTACCGACTGTTATCCAGCTTCTCTCCATCTGGTTCCTTCCATCCAGCACCGAGGAGTCTTTGTGCCAAAGAGACCTCGTGAGTTCAGATGTCTGCTCCAGTGTGGAGAACAGGAAGTACAACAGCGTGTACCTGTTCCAGCGTAAAGACAACATGAGGACTCGGACCGTCATCGGCCTCGGGCTGGTTCTGTTCCAGCAGTTCACGGGTCAGCCGACCGTCCTCCTCTACGCCTCCACCATCCTCCACTCGGTGGGCTTTCAGAGCGACGCCTCGGCCGTGCTGGCGTCCGTCGGTCTGGGCTCGGTCAAAGTGATCGTCACTCTGACCTCCATGGTGTTTTCGGACCGGGTGGGCCGGAGGCCGCTGCTCATCAGCGGATGCTCCGTCATGGCGCTGTGTCTCATAACCATCGGACTCCTCAGTGGACCGTCATCGATGAACGCTGAGAGAGCGTGTAGCTCTGAGGACTTCAGCGTTAACAGGACAGACCTGCCTCCTCTACCTGTCGGTAATCAGTCAGCTGTTGACTCACCTTTAGATAGAAGACTCTTCAACAACACACAAGATGAAGCTGTTGATGAAGTCAGACAGAAACCAGCCGTCTCTCCTCCGGCGTCTCCTCCCAGCGTCCGCGGCTCAGTGGTGAACTGGATCATTCTGGTGTGTTTGATGGCGGTCGTCAGCGCGTACTCCGCTGGATTTGGACCAA TGACCTGGCTCCTCCTGACGGAGATATTCCCGGCTGCTATCAGAGGACGAGCGTTCGCTTTCACCAACTGCTTCAACTGGGCCGCCAACCTGCTGCTCACCTTCACCTTCTTGAATTTCATCG ATGCCGTCGGTCTGTCGGGGGTGTTTCTGGTGTACGGGATGACCTCGGTGGCGGCGGCGGTTTTCTTCTACGTCATGTTACCAGAGACCAAAGGCAAGACTCTGGAGGAGATCGACAAGGAGCTACGCATAAACAA GTTTTACCGCGGAGAGGAGTGCTGTCGCATCATCAGCTGGAGAAACACGTCACCTCAGTACCAGAGATTGTCTCTGTCCAGTTAA